CTTTCCCGAAACCGGTCGAGAGCCCCGCGCCGAACAAACCCGATCCCAATGCGCTTTACGCCGCGCTGGATCTGGGTACGAACAGTTGTCGCATGCTGATTGCCCAACCGAAGGGCAGCCAGTTCCATGTGATCGACTCGTTTTCCAAGTCTGTCCAGCTTGGCCACGGGCTCGAGCGGAGCGGGCGGTTGTCGCGCGCCTCGATGGCGCGCACCGTCGCCGCGCTGCGCGTCTGCCAGCAGAAGATCCGCCGCCACGAGGTGGTGCGGATGCGTCTGGTGGCGACCGAGGCGTGCCGGAGGGCGAAGAACTCCCGCGACTTCATCCGCCAGATCAAGCGCGAGACGGGGCTCGAGATGGAGATCATCCAGCCCGAGGAGGAAGCCCGCCTCGCGGTGATCTCCTGCGCGCCGCTGGTCTCGACGCGCACCGAGCAGCTGCTGGTCGTCGACATCGGCGGCGGCTCGACCGAGCTTGTCTGGATTGACCTCTCGTCCGTGCCGAACCGCGACCGGCCGCGCGCCATCATGCGCCTGCACTCCGGCTTCCACCCGCCCGAGAGCCCGTTTCCCGCCGCCAAGGTCGTCGACTGGATCTCTGTGCCGCTCGGCGTCGCGACGCTGCGCGACCAGTTCTCGGACGTGCAGGACGACGCCGCGCGCTACGCGCTGATGAGCTGGTTCTTCGAGGAGAACCTCTCGGAATTCGCACCCTACAAGGACGCGCAGAGCCGCGAGGGCTTCCAGATCATCGGCACCTCGGGCACGGTGACCACCGTAGCGGCCTCGCATCTCGGGCTACGCCGCTACGACCGCACCAAGGTCGACGGGCTGCGCATGTCCTCGGACCAGATCGAGGCGGTCATCGCCAAGTATCTCGAGATGGGCCCGGCCGGGCGGCGGCGCGATCCGCGCATCGGCCAGGACCGGCAGGCGCTGATCATGTCCGGCGCGGCGATCCTGCAGGCGCTCTTGCGGATCTGGCCGACCGACCGGCTGTCGGTGGCCGACCGCGGCCTGCGCGAGGGCCTGCTCTACGCGCAGATGTCGGTGGATGGTGTTCTGGAGGACGGTCCGCTATAGGAGCGGCTTGACTTCGCGGTCCGTGGCCGGGAAAGGGGGCGCTGCCCCCGTCTGCCCTTGGCGGACTCCCCCGGGATGTTTGGGCCTGGAAGAAACCTGTAGACCTCAGCGGCTGGAAGAAGAGCGGGACCATGGCGAAGAAACCTGACGGCAAGAACACTTCGGGACGTGGCCAGCGCGACCTCAAGGTCACGGTCAAGTCGGCGCGCGGGCGCAAGCTCAGCTCGACCCGCTGGCTGCAGCGCCAGCTCAACGACCCCTACGTGAAGCGCGCCCAGGCCGAAGGCTACCGCGGCCGCGCCGCCTTCAAGATCCTCGAGCTCGACGAGAAGTTCCGCTTCCTCGTGCCCGGCGCGCGGGTGGTCGATCTTGGCTGCGCGCCCGGCGGCTGGTGCCAGGTGGCTGTGCCGCGGGTCAACGCGCTCGGCGAGAAGAAGGGCAAGGCGATCGGCACCGTTCTTGGCGTCGACCTGCAGGAGGTGGCGCCGATTGCCGGCGCCGACATCCACCAACTCGACTTCCTCGAGGACGGGGCGGACGACAAGGTGAAGGAATGGCTCGGCGGCAAGGCCGACGTGGTCATGTCCGATATGGCGGCGGCCTCCTCGGGGCACAAGCAGACCGACCACATCCGCATCATCGCGCTCTGCGAGGCGGCGGCCTACCTCGCCTTCGACGTGCTCGAGGTGGGCGGCACTTTCGTCGCCAAGGTGCTCGCGGGCGGGGCAGAGGGCTCGCTGCAGCAGCTTCT
The Salipiger sp. H15 DNA segment above includes these coding regions:
- a CDS encoding Ppx/GppA phosphatase family protein, with the translated sequence MAPRRPRGAGAFPKPVESPAPNKPDPNALYAALDLGTNSCRMLIAQPKGSQFHVIDSFSKSVQLGHGLERSGRLSRASMARTVAALRVCQQKIRRHEVVRMRLVATEACRRAKNSRDFIRQIKRETGLEMEIIQPEEEARLAVISCAPLVSTRTEQLLVVDIGGGSTELVWIDLSSVPNRDRPRAIMRLHSGFHPPESPFPAAKVVDWISVPLGVATLRDQFSDVQDDAARYALMSWFFEENLSEFAPYKDAQSREGFQIIGTSGTVTTVAASHLGLRRYDRTKVDGLRMSSDQIEAVIAKYLEMGPAGRRRDPRIGQDRQALIMSGAAILQALLRIWPTDRLSVADRGLREGLLYAQMSVDGVLEDGPL
- a CDS encoding RlmE family RNA methyltransferase, which gives rise to MAKKPDGKNTSGRGQRDLKVTVKSARGRKLSSTRWLQRQLNDPYVKRAQAEGYRGRAAFKILELDEKFRFLVPGARVVDLGCAPGGWCQVAVPRVNALGEKKGKAIGTVLGVDLQEVAPIAGADIHQLDFLEDGADDKVKEWLGGKADVVMSDMAAASSGHKQTDHIRIIALCEAAAYLAFDVLEVGGTFVAKVLAGGAEGSLQQLLKQRFDKVANVKPPASRSDSSEKFVVATGFRG